In Anaerolineales bacterium, the following proteins share a genomic window:
- the nusG gene encoding transcription termination/antitermination protein NusG, protein MSDDFSRDGGDDVPDFSQVPTVEGEHADGRAWYVVHCYSGYENKVRHNLEQRIESMGMKNMIFDVVVPTEEEIEVKEGKRRTVERRVFPGYILVNMVLSEESWFVVRNTPGVTSFVGQGNTPLPLRPEEVSQIVKRMEAEAPRIKVTFKQGERVRIVDGPFNDFRGTVSEIDMERAKVRVMVNFFGRETPVELDFLQVEKA, encoded by the coding sequence ATGAGCGATGATTTCTCGCGCGATGGCGGGGATGACGTCCCCGATTTCAGCCAGGTGCCCACGGTGGAGGGCGAACATGCCGATGGCCGTGCCTGGTATGTGGTGCACTGCTACTCTGGTTACGAGAACAAGGTGCGCCATAACCTGGAGCAGCGCATCGAATCGATGGGCATGAAGAACATGATCTTCGATGTTGTTGTGCCTACCGAAGAAGAAATCGAAGTTAAAGAAGGCAAGCGCCGTACTGTGGAGCGCCGCGTCTTCCCGGGCTATATCTTAGTGAACATGGTCCTCTCTGAGGAATCATGGTTTGTTGTACGCAACACCCCTGGTGTCACCAGCTTTGTAGGCCAGGGCAACACCCCGCTGCCGTTGCGCCCTGAGGAAGTCTCTCAGATCGTCAAGCGCATGGAGGCGGAGGCGCCACGCATCAAGGTCACCTTCAAGCAAGGTGAGCGCGTGCGCATTGTGGATGGTCCGTTCAACGATTTCCGGGGCACCGTCTCGGAGATCGATATGGAGCGCGCCAAGGTGCGCGTAATGGTCAACTTCTTTGGGCGTGAAACCCCGGTGGAGTTAGACTTCTTGCAGGTCGAAAAGGCCTAG